The Sediminispirochaeta smaragdinae DSM 11293 genome has a segment encoding these proteins:
- a CDS encoding DUF2829 domain-containing protein — protein MELEEKESLQGFIGVKRIKARSMTRRGYNGYRGWQLPADENGDDEGMLVEYVDGGKSNHPAHEGYISWSPIDVFNHAYRPCDALTFGFAIEAAKAGEKIARKGWNGKGMFVFYQKGYPEGIPINKNTAEATRLPEGTVCKFRPYLMMKTAQNDFVPWVASQTDILAEDWEIIEQGEQK, from the coding sequence ATGGAATTGGAAGAAAAAGAAAGCTTGCAAGGTTTCATAGGAGTGAAAAGGATCAAAGCGCGATCAATGACCAGGCGTGGATACAACGGCTATCGCGGCTGGCAACTTCCTGCGGATGAAAACGGAGATGATGAAGGAATGCTTGTCGAGTATGTCGATGGCGGTAAATCCAATCATCCCGCACATGAAGGCTATATCAGCTGGTCACCTATCGATGTTTTCAATCATGCTTATCGGCCATGTGATGCCCTTACGTTTGGCTTTGCAATCGAAGCGGCAAAGGCCGGAGAGAAGATTGCCCGGAAAGGCTGGAATGGAAAAGGCATGTTTGTCTTCTACCAGAAGGGCTACCCGGAAGGAATACCGATCAACAAAAACACCGCGGAGGCAACAAGATTGCCGGAAGGAACCGTCTGCAAATTTCGGCCGTATCTCATGATGAAGACAGCACAAAACGACTTTGTGCCGTGGGTTGCATCGCAAACCGACATCTTAGCGGAGGACTGGGAGATTATCGAGCAGGGAGAACAGAAATGA
- a CDS encoding helix-turn-helix domain-containing protein, whose amino-acid sequence MDFIDRVKEELRNQKKTQEWLAWKAGISYNTLKGWTAKGRLPNVEQATAIAKALNTTVEYLVTGEEADSWQPPHRYADLFNLLEELDEPELEAMRVLAEGYVARKQNRAQREA is encoded by the coding sequence ATGGATTTCATTGACCGAGTAAAAGAAGAGTTACGAAATCAAAAGAAGACTCAAGAATGGTTAGCATGGAAAGCTGGCATTAGCTACAACACCCTCAAAGGGTGGACGGCAAAGGGACGTCTACCGAATGTAGAGCAAGCCACTGCAATTGCAAAAGCACTCAATACCACTGTTGAATATCTTGTAACGGGTGAAGAAGCTGACTCCTGGCAGCCTCCCCACCGTTACGCCGATCTTTTCAATCTGCTTGAGGAGCTCGATGAGCCAGAACTTGAGGCTATGAGAGTACTTGCTGAAGGCTATGTAGCCAGAAAACAGAATAGGGCCCAGAGAGAGGCGTAG